One window of Triticum dicoccoides isolate Atlit2015 ecotype Zavitan chromosome 5A, WEW_v2.0, whole genome shotgun sequence genomic DNA carries:
- the LOC119303874 gene encoding protein transport protein SEC13 homolog B-like — translation MPPHKIETGHQDVVHDIAMDYYGKRLATASSDNTIKIIGVSGTSQQQLATLSGHQGPVWQVAWAHPKYGSMLASCSYDGRVIIWKEGGKPDEWTQFHTFTEHKSSVNSIAWAPHELGICLACGSSDGNISVFTARSDGGWETTRIDQAHPVGVTSVSWAPAMAPGALISPGPSGQFEYVQKLASGGCDNTVKVWKLTNGSWRMDCFPALQMHRDWVRDVAWAPNLGLPKSTIASASQDGTVVIWTAPKEGEQWEGRVLNDFRTPVWRLSWSLTGNILAVSDGNNNVTLWKEAVDGEWQQVTTVEP, via the coding sequence ATGCCTCCTCATAAGATAGAGACTGGGCACCAGGATGTGGTGCATGACATCGCGATGGATTACTACGGGAAGCGCCTCGCCACTGCATCCTCTGATAACACAATAAAGATCATTGGCGTAAGTGGCACCTCGCAGCAGCAACTTGCTACTTTGAGCGGACACCAGGGCCCAGTTTGGCAAGTCGCGTGGGCTCATCCTAAGTATGGTTCCATGCTTGCATCCTGCAGCTATGATGGGCGGGTTATAATATGGAAAGAAGGGGGCAAACCTGATGAGTGGACACAGTTTCACACTTTCACTGAGCACAAGTCTTCTGTAAATTCCATTGCTTGGGCGCCTCATGAACTCGGCATCTGCTTGGCTTGTGGTTCATCTGATGGGAACATTTCAGTCTTCACAGCTCGTTCTGATGGTGGGTGGGAGACAACGCGCATCGACCAGGCTCATCCAGTGGGCGTGACCTCTGTTTCCTGGGCTCCAGCGATGGCCCCTGGTGCCCTAATCAGCCCAGGGCCTTCTGGGCAGTTTGAATATGTTCAGAAACTTGCTTCTGGTGGCTGTGACAACACTGTCAAGGTGTGGAAGCTCACCAACGGAAGTTGGAGGATGGACTGCTTCCCAGCCCTTCAGATGCACAGGGACTGGGTGAGAGACGTCGCCTGGGCTCCAAACCTAGGCCTCCCAAAGTCCACAATCGCCAGCGCCTCTCAGGATGGAACTGTAGTCATCTGGACAGCGCCGAAAGAAGGCGAGCAATGGGAAGGCAGGGTTCTGAATGATTTCAGAACCCCTGTTTGGAGGTTGTCATGGTCGCTGACAGGAAACATACTGGCGGTCTCTGATGGCAACAACAATGTGACCCTGTGGAAAGAAGCTGTGGACGGTGAATGGCAGCAAGTGACTACCGTCGAGC